A single window of Pieris rapae chromosome 4, ilPieRapa1.1, whole genome shotgun sequence DNA harbors:
- the LOC111001269 gene encoding myosin heavy chain, muscle isoform X28 yields MPKPIVQEGEDPDPTPYLFVSLEQKRIDQSKPYDGKKACWVPDEKEGFLQGEIKATKGDLVTVNLPGGETKDFKKDFVTQVNPPKYEKCEDMSNLTYLNDASVLYNLKQRYYHKLIYTYSGLFCVAINPYKRFPVYTTRCARLYRGKRRSEVPPHIFAISDGAYVNMLTNHENQSMLITGESGAGKTENTKKVIAYFATVGASQKKDASQEKKGSLEDQVVQTNPVLEAFGNAKTVRNDNSSRFGKFIRIHFGPSGKLAGADIETYLLEKARVISQQALERSYHIFYQMMSGSVNGLKEMCMLSNDIYDYMIVAQGKITIPNVDDGEECQLTDQAFDILGFTQEEKDNVYKITAAVMHMGGMKFKQRGREEQAEADGTEDGEKVAKLFGVDCADLYKNLLKPRIKVGNEFVTQGRNKDQVTNSIGALCKGVFDRLFKWLVKKCNETLDTKQKRQHFIGVLDIAGFEIFDYNGFEQLCINFTNEKLQQFFNHHMFVLEQEEYQKEGIHWEFIDFGMDLLACIDLIEKPMGILSILEEESMFPKATDQTFVEKLNNNHLGKSPPYLKPKPPKPGCQAAHFAIGHYAGNVGYNITGWLEKNKDPLNDTVVDQFKKGSNKLLVEIFADHPGQSGDAGAGGGGKGGRGKKGGGFATVSSAYREQLNNLMATLRSTQPHFVRCIIPNELKQAGLIDSHLVMHQLTCNGVLEGIRICRKGFPNRMVYPDFKLRYKILAPQAVAKESDPKKIAQIILETTDLDVESYRLGHTKVFFRAGVLGQMEELRDDRLSKIVSWLQSYIRGYLARKEFKRLQEQRIALQVVQRNLRKYLQLRTWPWWKLWQRVKPLLNVTRIEDEIAKLEEKAQKAQEAFEKEEKLRKEVEALNAKLLEEKQALLSNLEGEKGSLSEVQERANKLQAQKADLENQLRDTQDRLTQEEDARNQLFQGKKKLEQEISGLKKDVEDLELSVQKAEQDKATKDHQIRNLNDEIAHQDELINKLNKEKKLQGESTQKTSEELQAAEDKVNHLNKVKQKLEQTLDELEDSLEREKKLRGDVEKQRRKVEGDLKLTQEAVTDLERNKKELEQTIQRKDKEISSLTAKLEDEQSLVSKLQKQIKELQGRIEELEEEVESERQARAKAEKQRADLARELEELGERLEEAGGATSAQIELNKKREAELSKLRRDLEEANIQHESTLASLRKKHNDAVAEMGEQLDQLNKLKAKAEHDRASSYNELNNTRAAIDQVAREKAAQEKIVKQLQHQLNEVQNKADEANRTLNDLDAAKKKLSIENSDLLRQLEEAESQVSQLSKIKVSLTTQLEDTKRLADEESRERATLLGKFRNLEHDLDNIREQVEEEAEGKADLQRQLSKANAEAQLWRSKYESEGVARSEELEEAKRKLQARLAEAEETIESLNQKVVALEKTKQRLATEVEDLQLEVDRATAIANAAEKKQKAFDKIIGEWKLKVDDLAAELDASQKECRNYSTELFRLKGAYEEGQEQLEAVRRENKNLADEVKDLLDQIGEGGRNIHEIEKARKRLEAEKDELQAALEEAEAALEQEENKVLRAQLELSQVRQEIDRRIQEKEEEFENTRKNHQRALDSMQASLEAEAKGKAEALRMKKKLEADINELEIALDHANKANAEAQKNIKRYQQQIKDLQTALEEEQRARDDAREQLGISERRANALQNELEESRTLLEQADRARRQAEQELGDAHEQLNDLSAQSASLSAAKRKLESELQTLHSDLDELLNEAKNSEEKAKKAMVDAARLADELRAEQDHAQTQEKLRKALEQQIKELQVRLDEAEANALKGGKKAIQKLEQRVRELENELDGEQRRHADAQKNLRKAERRIKELTFQAEEDRKNHERMQDLVDKLQQKIKTYKRQIEEAEEIAALNLAKFRKAQQELEEAEERADLAEQAISKFRGKGRAGSTARGVSPAPPRSRPALDGFGTFPPRFDLAPEDF; encoded by the exons ATGCCGAAGCCAATTGTCCAAGAGGGTGAGGACCCCGATCCGACCCCATACCTGTTCGTATCACTCGAACAGAAGCGCATCGACCAAAGCAAGCCCTACGATGGTAAGAAGGCTTGCTGGGTACCAGACGAGAAAGAGGGCTTCCTACAGGGAGAAATTAAAGCCACCAAGGGGGACCTAGTGACCGTCAACCTCCCTGGAGGCGAG ACAAAAGACTTCAAGAAGGACTTTGTTACTCAAGTGAACCCGCCTAAATACGAAAAATGTGAGGATATGTCCAACTTGACATACCTCAACGACGCTTCCGTTTTGTATAACTTGAAGCAGAGATATTACCATAAGCTCATTTAC ACTTACTCGGGTCTCTTCTGTGTGGCTATCAACCCTTACAAGAGGTTCCCCGTGTACACGACACGATGTGCCAGGCTCTACCGAGGCAAGCGTCGCTCGGAAGTGCCTCCCCACATTTTCGCCATTTCCGACGGTGCTTACGTCAACATGTTAACCAACCACGAGAATCAATCTATGTTGATTAC CGGTGAGTCTGGTGCTGGTAAGACTGAGAACACGAAGAAGGTAATTGCGTACTTCGCGACCGTTGGTGCGTCGCAAAAGAAAGACGCAAGCCAGGAGAAAAAGGGCTCTCTAGAGGACCAAGTCGTACAAACTAACCCTGTACTTGAAGCCTTCGGTAACGCCAAGACCGTCCGTAACGACAACTCATCCCGTttc GGTAAATTCATCCGTATCCACTTCGGACCATCAGGAAAACTGGCCGGAGCTGATATTGAAACTT ATCTATTGGAGAAGGCCCGTGTAATCTCCCAGCAGGCGCTGGAACGTTCTTACCACATCTTCTACCAGATGATGTCCGGCTCCGTCAATGGACTTAAGG AGATGTGTATGTTGTCAAACGACATATACGATTACATGATCGTGGCACAGGGTAAGATTACCATCCCCAACGTCGACGACGGAGAGGAATGTCAGTTAACAGAC CAAGCCTTCGACATCCTGGGTTTCACTCAAGAGGAGAAAGACAATGTTTACAAGATCACAGCTGCTGTCATGCACATGGGTGGTATGAAGTTCAAGCAGAGGGGTCGTGAGGAGCAAGCTGAGGCTGACGGCACTGAG GATGGTGAAAAGGTCGCCAAGTTGTTCGGTGTTGACTGCGCTGACCTATACAAGAACTTGTTGAAGCCCCGCATTAAGGTCGGAAACGAGTTCGTGACCCAAGGTCGTAACAAGGACCAGGTTACCAACTCCATTGGTGCCCTCTGCAAGGGTGTGTTTGACAGGCTGTTCAAGTGGCTGGTCAAGAAGTGTAACGAGACTCTTGACACCAAGCAAAAGAGACAGCACTTCATTGGTGTGCTTGATATCGCCGGTTTCGAGATCTTCGAC TACAATGGGTTCGAACAACTTTGCATTAACTTCACAAATGAAAAACTGCAACAATTCTTCAACCACCACATGTTTGTGTTGGAGCAAGAGGAGTACCAGAAAGAGGGCATCCACTGGGAGTTCATTGATTTCGGAATGGACTTGCTCGCCTGTATTGACCTTATCGAAAAG CCCATGGGTATCCTCTCCATTCTTGAGGAAGAGTCTATGTTCCCGAAAGCCACCGATCAGACCTTCGTTGAGAAGTTGAACAACAACCACTTGGGTAAATCCCCCCCTTACCTGAAGCCCAAACCCCCGAAGCCCGGTTGCCAGGCAGCTCACTTCGCCATTGGTCACTACGCCGGTAAT GTCGGTTACAACATCACTGGATGGCTTGAGAAGAACAAGGACCCCTTGAACGACACTGTCGTTGACCAGTTCAAGAAGGGAAGCAACAAACTGTTGGTTGAGATCTTCGCTGACCACCCTGGTCAGTCCGGAGATGCCGGTGCTGGTGGTGGTGGCAAAG GCGGTCGCGGTAAGAAGGGTGGTGGTTTCGCAACTGTCTCATCTGCCTACAgg GAACAACTTAACAATTTGATGGCCACACTGAGGTCAACCCAACCTCACTTCGTACGTTGTATCATCCCCAACGAGTTGAAGCAGGCCG GTCTCATCGACTCCCACCTTGTGATGCACCAGCTGACATGTAACGGTGTGCTTGAGGGTATCCGTATCTGTCGTAAAGGTTTCCCCAACAGGATGGTCTACCCCGACTTCAAGCTCCG cTACAAGATCCTGGCCCCACAAGCAGTTGCCAAGGAATCCGATCCTAAGAAAATCGCTCAAATTATCCTGGAAACGACTGACTTGGATGTCGAATCGTACCGTCTGGGTCACACCAAG GTATTCTTCCGCGCCGGAGTCCTGGGTCAGATGGAAGAGTTACGTGACGACAGATTGTCTAAGATTGTTTCTTGGCTACAATCCTACATCCGTGGTTACCTTGCACGTAAGGAATTCAAGAGGCTGCAGGAACAGAG AATCGCTCTCCAAGTTGTCCAGCGCAACTTGCGCAAATACCTGCAGCTCCGCACCTGGCCATGGTGGAAGTTGTGGCAGAGGGTCAAGCCCCTCCTCAACGTCACCCGTATCGAGGACGAGATTGCG AAACTCGAGGAGAAGGCACAGAAGGCCCAAGAGGCTTTCGAAAAGGAAGAAAAGCTCCGCAAGGAGGTGGAGGCTCTCAACGCCAAGCTGTTGGAAGAGAAGCAGGCGCTGCTTTCCAACTTGGAAGGAGAGAAGGGGTCTCTCAGCGAAGTGCAGGAACGCGCTAACAAACTGCAGGCTCAAAAGGCCGACCTCGAGAACCAACTTAGG GACACACAAGACCGTCTTACACAAGAAGAGGATGCCCGCAATCAGCTCTTCCAGGGCAAGAAGAAGTTGGAACAGGAAATCTCTGGACTCAAGAAGGATGTTGAAGATCTGGAGCTTTCCGTCCAGAAGGCTGAACAAGACAAGGCGACTAAGGACCACCAAATTCGCAACTTGAACGACGAGATCGCCCACCAAGATGAGCTCATCAACAAATTGAACAAAGAGAAGAAATTACAGGGTGAGAGCACCCAGAAGACGTCTGAGGAGCTCCAAGCCGCCGAGGACAAGGTCAACCACCTTAACAAGGTTAAGCAAAAGTTGGAGCAGACCCTCGACGAGCTCGAAGATTCGTTGGAGCGTGAAAAGAAACTCCGCGGTGACGTCGAGAAGCAGAGGAGGAAGGTTGAGGGTGACCTCAAGCTTACTCAGGAGGCCGTCACTGACTTGGAGCGCAACAAAAAAGAACTCGAACAAACCATCCAACGCAAGGACAAGGAAATCTCTTCCCTCACTGCCAAGCTCGAAGACGAACAATCTTTGGTCAGCAAACTCCAGAAACAGATCAAGGAACTACAGGGCCGCATCGAAGAACTCGAAGAGGAAGTGGAGTCGGAGAGACAAGCCCGTGCCAAGGCCGAGAAGCAACGCGCCGACCTCGCACGCGAGCTTGAGGAGCTCGGTGAGCGTCTGGAGGAGGCCGGTGGTGCCACCTCTGCTCAAATCGAGCTCAACAAGAAGCGTGAGGCTGAACTTAGCAAGCTGCGTCGTGACTTGGAGGAAGCAAACATCCAACACGAGTCCACACTCGCTAGCTTGCGCAAGAAGCACAACGATGCCGTTGCCGAGATGGGCGAGCAGCTTGACCAGCTCAACAAGCTCAAGGCTAA GGCTGAGCACGACCGTGCGTCAAGCTACAACGAGCTTAACAACACGCGTGCTGCTATTGACCAAGTAGCGAGAGAGAAG GCTGCCCAAGAAAAGATCGTCAAGCAACTCCAACACCAACTCAATGAGGTACAGAACAAGGCTGATGAAGCTAACCGTACTCTCAACGACTTGGACGCTGCCAAGAAGAAGCTCTCCATCGAGAACTCTGACCTGCTCCGCCAACTCGAAGAAGCCGAGTCTCAAGTCTCACAGCTTTCCAAGATCAAGGTGTCCCTCACCACACAGCTTGAGGACACCAAGAGGCTTGCTGACGAAGAGTCCAGG GAACGCGCTACACTTCTTGGCAAGTTCCGCAACTTGGAGCACGATTTGGACAACATCCGCGAGCAAGTTGAAGAGGAAGCCGAGGGCAAGGCTGATTTACAACGCCAATTGTCCAAGGCTAACGCTGAAGCCCAATTATGGCGCTCCAAGTACGAATCCGAGGGAGTCGCCCGCTCCGAGGAGCTCGAGGAAGCCAAGCGCAAACTCCAGGCTCGCCTCGCAGAAGCCGAGGAAACCATTGAATCACTTAACCAGAAGGTTGTTGCTCTTGAAAAGACAAAGCAGCGCCTTGCTACTGAAGTCGAGGACTTACAGCTCGAGGTCGACAGAGCCACTGCCATTGCCAACGCTGCTGAGAAGAAACAGAAGGCGTTCGACAAGATTATTGGGGAATGGAAACTCAAGGTTGATGACCTGGCGGCTGAACTTGATGCCAGCCAAAAGGAATGCCGTAACTACTCTACTGAACTGTTCCGCCTTAAGGGTGCCTACGAAGAAGGCCAAGAACAACTTGAAGCCGTTCGTCGCGAAAACAAGAACCTCGCTGATGAAGTCAAGGACTTACTTGACCAAATCGGTGAAGGAGGCCGCAACATTCACGAAATTGAAAAGGCAAGGAAGCGTCTTGAAGCTGAGAAGGATGAACTCCAAGCGGCTCTTGAAGAGGCTGAAGCTGCTCTTGAACAAGAAGAAAACAAGGTTCTGCGTGCCCAACTGGAATTGTCACAGGTCAGACAAGAGATCGACAGGAGGATCCAAGAGAAGGAAGAGGAATTCGAAAACACCCGCAAGAACCACCAGCGTGCACTCGACTCTATGCAAGCCTCCCTCGAAGCTGAAGCCAAGGGCAAGGCTGAGGCGCTGCGCATGAAGAAGAAGCTTGAGGCCGACATTAACGAACTTGAGATCGCTCTCGACCACGCTAACAAGGCTAACGCTGAGGCACAGAAGAACATCAAACGCTACCAGCAACAGATTAAGGATCTCCAGACCGCTCTTGAAGAGGAACAGCGTGCCCGCGATGATGCCCGTGAACAGCTCGGAATCTCTGAACGTCGTGCTAACGCTCTCCAGAATGAACTTGAGGAATCTCGTACTCTCCTAGAACAGGCTGACCGTGCCCGCCGTCAAGCTGAACAAGAACTGGGTGACGCTCACGAACAGCTCAATGATCTGTCCGCCCAGAGTGCATCACTCTCCGCCGCCAAGAGGAAACTCGAGTCTGAATTACAGACCCTTCACTCTGACCTTGACGAACTCCTTAACGAGGCCAAGAACTCAGAAGAGAAGGCAAAGAAGGCAATGGTTGACGCTGCCAGACTTGCTGACGAGCTCCGCGCTGAACAGGATCATGCTCAAACACAGGAGAAACTCCGCAAGGCCCTTGAACAACAAATCAAGGAACTACAAGTGAGACTCGACGAAGCTGAAGCTAACGCTCTTAAGGGTGGTAAGAAAGCAATCCAGAAACTTGAACAGAGAGTACGAGAACTTGAAAATGAGCTGGATGGTGAACAGAGGAGGCATGCTGATGCTCAAAAGAACCTCCGTAAGGCCGAGAGACGCATCAAGGAGTTGACGTTCCAGGCTGAGGAGGACCGCAAGAACCACGAACGTATGCAAGACCTTGTTGACAAACTTCAGCAGAAGATCAAGACCTACAAGAGGCAGATCGAGGAAGCCGAAGAAATCGCTGCTCTTAACTTGGCCAAGTTCCGCAAAGCGCAGCAGGAGTTGGAGGAGGCCGAGGAAAGGGCAGACCTCGCCGAGCAGGCCATCAGCAAATTCCGTGGCAAGGGACGTGCGGGATCCACTGCGAGAGGAGTCAGTCCGGCG CCCCCACGTTCGCGCCCCGCGCTCGACGGTTTCGGCACCTTCCCACCAAGGTTCGACCTAGCGCCCGAAGATTTCTAA